The DNA segment GCTGCTGGCGCCTCGCTCCCGCCGCGGGCACCTGCACGATCTGCTGATGCAGCTGGAGCGCATGGCGCCGTCCGGCTCGGGGTCTGCCGGGGCCGCGCTGGACCGCGTGGGCGGCACCATGCAGCGGCGCGGGCGCGTGGTGCTGATCAGCGACCTGCTGGAGGAGGATGATGGCTCGGCGCTGGTCACCGCCCTGTCGCGCCTGCGTGCGCGGGGAGACGAGGTGATCGCCATGCGCGTGCTGACGGCGGCGGAATCGGGCGATCGTCCGCCGGGTGCGGGGCTATTCTTCGATCCCGAGCAGCCACAAACCGAACTTCCCGCCACGCCGGATGCCGACCCGGGCTACGTCCGCCGCGTCCGCGCCTACTACGACGGGCTCGTCGACCGCCTGCGCGAGCGCGGGGTGGAATACGTGCCCCTGACGACCGGTCAGCCCGTGGAGGATGCGCTGGTGGCCTGGGTGAACGCGCGGCGGGGATGACGCGGTGCTGACCTTCGCCGCTCCCGCGTTCCTGCTCGCCGGCACCCTGGCGATGCTGGTGCCGCTCGCCTTGCACCTGATCCGCCGCCGTCCGCTTGGCCGTGTGCCGCTTCCCACGGCGCGCTTCCTGG comes from the Longimicrobium sp. genome and includes:
- a CDS encoding DUF58 domain-containing protein; amino-acid sequence: MQRIHSPVQGWHHTPAVTASAAFLPPHLLERIGGLDLIAKTIVRGFQSGIHRSPQHGSGEDFAKHRDYQQGDDVRYVDWKLFARTDRLYVREFEERSNLQCWLVVDTSASMDYADPGGVPKSRYAAYVAAALAHLMLGAGDAVGLAAFGAEPRLLLAPRSRRGHLHDLLMQLERMAPSGSGSAGAALDRVGGTMQRRGRVVLISDLLEEDDGSALVTALSRLRARGDEVIAMRVLTAAESGDRPPGAGLFFDPEQPQTELPATPDADPGYVRRVRAYYDGLVDRLRERGVEYVPLTTGQPVEDALVAWVNARRG